In the genome of Arthrobacter sp. PAMC25284, the window TCCCCGCGGCGGCGGTGCTCTTCGGCGTGGTCCTTTTCTGGACGCTTGGGCTGCTGGGCGGGCTCTCCCTCTTGAGCACCGGGCAGTCACCCGTGACCATTCTCAGCTGGCTCCTGTTCGTCTACGCCGCTGCGGTTTTGTCGCCCCTCGCCGGACTTATGGCGGTCAGCGACCTTATCCGCCGGTGGCTCCGGAACCGTACGCCGTCGGTCACGGCACAATCGACCGGCGCAACCTCCGGTAACTCACCGTCCGCGTAGCAGGGCGACGCACTTCCCAGAATGCCGGGCTGGCGCCGTCTGACGCTACTCGAACCGGGATGGGTCGCCCATGCCGCGGCGCACGACTTCCGCTTCGCCGCCGGAAAAATCGATGACCGTGGTCGGTTCCGCTCCGCAATCGCCGGAGTCCACTACGGCATCCACCACATGGTCCAGGCGTTCTTTAATTTCCCAGCCCTGGGTCAGGGGCTCCTCCTCGTCCGGGAGCAACAGCGTGCTGGAGAGCAACGGTTCGCCGAGTTCAGCCAGCAGGGCCTGGACGACAGGGTTGTCGGGTATGCGCACGCCGACAGTTTTCTTCTTCGGGTGCAGCAGCCGCTTGGGAACTTCTTTGGTCGCCGGCAGGATGAACGTGAAGCTGCCCGGCGTCACGGCCTTGATGCTGCGGAAAACATCGTTGTCGATCTGCACGAACTGTCCCAGCTGGGCGAAGTCCTTGCAGACCAGAGTGAAGTGGTGTTTGTCATTGAGCTGGCGGATCGTCCGGATCCGGTCCAGCGCTTCCTTGTTTCCCAGTTGCGCGCCGAGGGCGTAGCAGGAGTCGGTGGGATAGGCGATCAGGCCGCCTGACCGGATGATCTCCACCACTTGGCCTATGGAACGTGCCTGGGGATTCTGGGGGTGCACATCGAAGTATCTCGCCATCCCACGAGCTTACGCCCCGCGGGGTATGGTGCTGGCGATCTTCCCACGTCGACTCATAGAATGGCCGGTGTCACCGGGAGACTAATCCGGTGAACCCGGCGAACGCCCGTGGGCAGCCCCAACAGTAGGAGCAGCAATGACCTTGTCCCGTGAGGAAGCCAGCGATCTGAGGCAATGGAGCAGCCGGCTGATCCAGGCCCTGCAGATTCTCGATCTGGAGGTCGACCACGAGAAGATCATCGAGGTCGCCGAGCAGTCGGTACGGTCCGTGGGGCCCGCACGCCGGTGCGGTCAGTGCCTTCATCGTGGGATACGCGGCGGGCACAGTCTCCATCCACGGACGCAAAGACTCTCATGAGGCTGCAGCCACCGCGGCGGAGAAAGTTCTCCAGCTCACCGCCAACGGTGAGTCCGGCGGCCCCGACGAACACGGCTGGTCCAAGACCGCGCAATAAGACCGTTCTGCAGCATTACCGCCCCGGCAGCACACCGGCGGGCGCGCACCGCCGGCAGTACGGCGTGCGGGACACGAACGAGGCCGCCGCCCGGCAAGGCGGCGGCCTCGTTCGTGTTGCAGCTCAAGGAACGTCGGGGCCGCTAATGGGCTGCCGTTGCCCCTGCCGCTGAGTTCTCGGCGCTGTCCGGCGTCTGGTCCAGGCTGGGCTCCAGCCGGACAATGACCGCCTTCGAGATAGGCGTGTTGCTGCCCTCCGCGGTGTGGTTCAGCGGCACGAGCACGTTGGCCTCGGGATAATAGGCTGCAGCGCATCCCGGGGCGGTGGGGTAGGAGACCACCCGGAACTTGCGGATGACGCGCTCCGTCCCGTCCTGGTATTCGCCGCGGATGTCCACGAACTGCCCGTCGGCCAGCCCAAGCTCGGCAATATCCTCAGGATTGACGAACACCACGTGGCGCCCCTTCTTGATCCCGCGGTACCGGTCATTATGGCCGTAGATAGTGGTGTTGAACTGGTCATGGGACCGCATGGTCTGCAGAATCAGGGTCCCCGCAGGCCGTTCCACCGGCTCCAGGTGATTCACCGTGATAACGGCCTTGCCCGAAGGTGTCGGGAACGTGCGGGAGTCCCGCGGGCCGTTGGGCAAGATGAAGCCGCCTTCCTGGCGGATCCGCTCGTTGTAGTTCTCACAGCCGGCCACTACGCGGGAGATGTGGTCCCTGATCACGTCGTAGTTCCGCTCGAACCCATCCCAGTCGGCCTTGACCTTGTCTCCGACGACCTCCTTGGCGAGGCGGCTAACGATCACAGTCTCGGAGAGCAGGTGGTGCGAGACCGGCTCCACGCTGCCCCATGAACCATGCACCGCGCAGACGGTGTCTTCAACGGAAACAAACTGCGCACCGCTTTCCTGGATGTCGATCTCGGTACGTCCCAGCGTGGGCAGGATGAGGGGCCTCGGCCCCCGTGACGGTGTGGGAGCGGTTGAGCTTGGTGGAAACCTGGACGCTCATTTCCGTATTCTCCATCGCGGCCTCCGTGGCCTGCGTGTCGGAGATGGCGCCCACGAAGTTGCCGCCCATGCCGAAGAAAACCTTGAGCCGGCCATCGCGCATGCCCTCGATGGTCTGGACGGCGTCAACGCCATGCTCGCGCGGGGGGTCGAAGTCGAACTCTTTGGCCATGGCGTCCATAAAGGATTCTGGCATCTGCTCCCAGATGCCCATGGTGCGATCGCCCTGGACGTTGCTGTGTCCACGGATAGGCGAGGCGCCGGCGCCGGGCTTGCCGATGTTGCCGCGCAGCAGGAGAAGATTGATGATCTCCTTGATCGTGGCGACGCCCTTTTTCTGCTGCGTGATGCCCATCGCCCAGGTGATGATGACTTTGTCCGCCTTGAGGTAGCGGGCGGCGAGTTCATCGATTTCTTCGATGCGGAGCCCGGTGGCCTCGAGCACGGCGGCCTCGTCCAGCAGAGCGAGGTGTTCACGGAGCTCCTCGAGTCCCTCGCAGTGCTTGTTGAGGAAATCGTGGTCCAGGACTGTCCCGGGGTTCTTGGCCTCGGCGTCGAGGACGCGCTTCGACACGGCCTGGAGCAGCGCCATGTCGCCGCCAATGCGGATGTGCAGGAACTGGTCTGCGATCTCGGTGCCGCGCCCGACGACGCCCTTGACCTTCTGCGGGTTCTTGTAGCGGCGCAGGCCGGCCTCGGGGAGCGGGTTCACCGCGACGATCTCGCCGCCGTTTTCCTTGCAGGTCTCCAGCTCGGTCAGCATCCGCGGGTGGTTGGTGCCCGGGTTCTGGCCCATCACGATGATCAGGTCTGCATTGGCGTAATCCTCAAAGGAGACCGTTGCCTTGCCGATGCCGATGGTCTGCCCCATGCCCCAGCCCGAGGATTCATGGCACATGTTGGAGCAATCGGGGAGATTGTTGGTGCCGTAACCCCGCACGAACAACTGGTAGGCGAAGGCGGCCTCATTGGACGTCCTGCCGCTGGTGTAGAACACGGCTTCGTGCGGCGAGGCCAGGCTTTTGAGTTTGTTGCCCAGCAGCTTGATCGCCTCATCCCAACTGATCGGCCGGTAGTGATCCTCGCCGGCCGGTTTGTAGACCGGTTCCGTCAGGCGGCCCTGCATTCCCAGCCAGTACTCGCTGCGTTTACGCAGTTCACTGACCGGGTGTTCGGCCCAGAACTCGGAGCCGATAACGACGGGGGTGGCCTCCCAAGTGACAGCCTTGGCCCCGTTTTCGCAAAACTCAAACGTCTTGCGGTGGGCCGGATCCGGCCAGGCGCAACTGGGGCAGTCGAAGCCCTTTTTCTGGTTCATCGCGAGCACCGTCTTGCGGGTGCGGTTCACGCCCATGTGCTCGATGGCCGGGATCATGGAATGCAGGACGCCGGGAATGCCGGCAGCCCAACTTTTCGGACCATCTCCGACTTCGAGGTCTTTCTCGTCAGTCTCTTCGATCCGAGGGTTCTTGCGGGTCACGTAAACATCCCTTCTGCTAGCACCGCCGGGTTGGGCAGGCGTGCGGAGCTACCACTATGCACTTTACTCTCAGGCCGATCCCCGCGCGTCGACCGGCATGGAGCGAGGCGCGGAACCGTGTCGCGAGCAATGTTACGGACTCGCGTGCCCGGCCGGTTGGAAACTTCGCTGAATGCGCGGACCAAAATTTCCGGCCCGGTCGTCGATTTCCGTTGACCCGGCAAAGAATGTCGACGCCGCTGCGGTCTGTGTGTTCTAGCAGCGACGGAAAATAGTTTCGTACTGCCGCTCACTGCCGCTCA includes:
- a CDS encoding L-threonylcarbamoyladenylate synthase, with product MARYFDVHPQNPQARSIGQVVEIIRSGGLIAYPTDSCYALGAQLGNKEALDRIRTIRQLNDKHHFTLVCKDFAQLGQFVQIDNDVFRSIKAVTPGSFTFILPATKEVPKRLLHPKKKTVGVRIPDNPVVQALLAELGEPLLSSTLLLPDEEEPLTQGWEIKERLDHVVDAVVDSGDCGAEPTTVIDFSGGEAEVVRRGMGDPSRFE